GCTGTTCAATATCACCaattaggggaatgcaaatcaaaaacacaatgaggtatcacttcacacctgttagaacgGTTATTACCAAAAAAGACAAgtgataacaagtgttggtgaagatgcagagaaaagggaacccttatctgctgttggtgggaatgtataaTGGTGTAGTCagtatggaaaacactatggagggtcctcaaaaaatcaaaagtggaattaccatatgatccagcagttccagtTCTGGATATATATTCaagggaaatgaaatcaggatttcaaagagatatctgtgcCCTCATAttcattgcagctttattcacaatagtcaagatatggaaacaacctaggtgTCCATCTTTGGGTGAATGGATTAAGAAGCTGTATTATATACAtactaatggaatattattccaccatGAAAAAGGAAACGTGGCCATTTGTGATATATGATGGACCTTGACagcactatgctaagtgagataaaacagagaaagacactcacatgtgaaatctaaaaaatctgactcacagaaacagagtagaatagtggttgccaggggctggatgGTGAGGAAAGTGGGGAGATGTTAGTCAAAGgctataaacttccagttataagatgagtaaatTCTGGGGATAGAATGGACAACATGATGAccacagttaacaatactgtattatacatttgaaagttgctaaaagagcagatcttaaatgttctcaccacatacatacaaaagaaaggtAATTATGAGAGCTGTTAATTAACCTACTGTAGTTATCATTTCACTATATAGTAGTGTATCAAATCATTACAATGTACACCTTAAAGTCACACACactattatatatcaattatatctcaaagctggaaaaaaggtaaataagaggtcattttaaatgcaaaaaaaaaaggtgagactGACTTTTACGTAACTATATTGTACTGCCTTGAATAGTGCCCCTAAACCTACCTGGAACCtgagaatgtgatcttatttggaagtaGAATATTTGTAGATGTCATCAAGTATGAGTCATCGAGCTCATACTgaattagggtgggccctaatccaatgatTGGTAGGTAGGAAATTTGAAGATAGACAAAGAAGAGAATGCCACGTGAGGACAGAGACATACAGAACAGAAGGCTATGTGAGGATAcgggcagagattggagtgatgcattTATAAGCCAAGGGACACCAAGGATTGCTGGAAACCACCAGGCACTAGCTAAGAAGCATGGAGCAGATTCTCCTTAGGCCTCCAGTGGGAACCTTGATTCTGAACTTCCAGTCTCTAGCACTgacaggaaataaatttctgttgttttaagtcaccagtttgtggcaatttgttaagGCAGACTGAAGAAACCAATACACATCTAATAATACCTATATCTCTTTGTATCAATCAGGGTAGATGAGGTTTTGTCGTAGTAACAAAAGGTCCTCTCGTCCCATTCTTAGGGGCTTACAACAACAAAGATATACTTCTTATTCCCACCACATGTCCTTTACAGATCAGCTGCCACACCACACCATGTCACTTTGATCATGGACCCTGGCAGATGCAGCAGCCTCTATTCAGAATATTGCCTCTGTCTGGCCTGTGATGAAAGGAACAGAGAGTCCAAAAATTCAAAGACTTATGGGATTAGAAGATGAAAGCAGTAAACTATAAAATTGAAAGGCCTTTAAGTGACAAAGCTGTAATCAACTCAGCCATAAGGCAAGGCACAAATCAAGGATATGGCCACTATGCCTTTTGTTAAAACCTCTGAATCAATTAAGGTGATTCTCAGCAAATAATTTCAGCTGGAAAAAttggcagagagaagagcatggCAAACTATGTATTGGTTCTTGATACTTCTGCCCCAAAGTGACCCATATCATTTCTCTCATACCTCATTGGCCAGAGCAACTCTGATGTCATTGTGTGGGTATGTATAATCCACCTGTAGGGTGGGgcagtgaattttttttagcaataatatAATCAATCCTGCTCTCACAGAGGATTATCCTTTCAGTGGTCACTTTAAAAGACTATCATAGTAGTACAGTGATGTTAAAAAATCTTTTGGAATGATCTCCAGTGCAAGTATATTATGTCAGgtaagaaacagactcctaaacTCCATTTAGGGTTTTTGAGCCCAAATGACATTCCTCAGGTAGATCACCCACCTAGTTCCCAGATGTGGTCATAATTGACCTTTAgtttattttcccaaattaagTCCACCCTCAAGTAGTGAAAATTTGCCATTGTCAAGGCTGGTTGAAAGAAGGTATTCCAGACAATTCTCAAGAAGAAGCTACAGAAATGTGAGAAACTGCATTAGTGAAATCACTGACCAACCTCACAATGGGATTCCCTAAGGGATACAGTATTGGATTGAAGTAATATATTTATCAGatgtataataaattatatataatgatatatatgtatatattgtaatatatgaaaatacatgaagttatgtattttatatatgtgcgttttttgttttatatataacacatatatattctAACGTGTtggtttaaaaaggaaatcaggggcacctggtggctccagggtgttaagtgtctgccttcagctcagttggtgatcccagagtcctgggattaagccccacatggagctccctactcagcaggagtctgcttctccctctccctattttCCTGCTTGTGTGCGCGctctcgtgtgctctctctctctttctctctctctctctctctctcatagatagataaataaaatcttttaataaataaaaataaaaagttaaccaACATGGCTTCATGCATCCTAACAATTCCAGAAGCAAGGAGGTACAACTATGGAATAGTAATCATGGCTAGGCCATGTGGaaagcctactatgtgccaggcactaagcCATTTGCCtggatgatctcatttaacccttgCAGCCAGGGCTGGGAGTAACTAGAATGAGGTGAGTAAGGAGGCACAAAATTTAAGtagaaaccccccccccccttaccaGGGCTATACCAATGCCAGGTTGATCCTCACAAGACCCGAACAGTGAGCAGCACTCCATTCTGTTTGTGCCTCACTCACCTCGCCCAAGTCCCGGACCTGCTGGAGACAACCCCATGAGATCGAGATCACCAAACTCCTTCTTTGCAGACGAGCAAATGGGGGCCCTAAGGAGGTTGAGGGCGCAGCCTCATTTTCCCGTGAGCTAGTGATGCGTGCCCCTGGGAGTTGAGCCGaagtcctgggggaggggggcgtgtAGGTAGACTTGGAAGTCCGGGCCCTGGCTGCATGCACCTGCGTGGATGCTTCCGCAAATGCTCCTCTAAAGGTCCCGTTGTTCTTGTCCTCCTCTCCAGGTATCCAAGGCGGCTGCAGACTTGATGGCCTACTGCGAGGCACATGCCAAGGAAGACCCCCTGCTGACCCCCGTCCCGGCCTCAGAAAACCCATTTAGGGAGAAGAAGTTCTTCTGCGCCATCCTTTAAGTCTTCACGAGGAGCCTGAAGAGCCTCAGGGCTCCTGGGACACTGATGTCGAGTTTTTAGCAAAGTGGGCGCCTTTCTAGTCCACAGCAtttaaagagagggaggagaaccATCCTGGAAACTCCAGGCTATGCATGTTTAAAGAACTGGTCCCCTTGATGACAATGAAAGCCAAACCACATCCCGAGTTAAGAGATCTGATCACTGCAGAACCGCCTGGAGGAGGGGAATATGTAAAGATAAAATCCGcctcatttcttttctgctaTCCCTCCCCAAACCTTATGTTTCtgcttcatatttaaaaaataaaaataaaacagacagcTGTACTGAGCTCAGATATGTATGACCTTCTTGGAATGAATATTGCCTTTAGAATACCCTTTGATAAGCTGAATTGTCCAGTGTAGCCGCAGTTTGGTTTAATGGCATTGATGTTTAGTCtttgtgcctttttcttttgttcttctctcatccctctccttccaccccttcccATTAGAGTAGTACAGAGATAAGACTGGATTTGTCTATAAGACTGAACTCCAAGGATGAGCACCCAAATATTTAGGGAGATGTTCCCCGTGGTTGACCCTCATGGTAATAACAAAAAAATGCcagttgtctgtgttctcctatCACACTTCTTAACATTTGTACATGATAGCTTTGATTCTGCAAGTAAAAGTAAATCATGTGTTGTGACTGGTGCTTTCATATATTTGTGACAATTTTTGAGTAATACTGCATGAAAATGTCCCTATGTTACATCCATTCAGAAGGTTTGTGGTTTTAACTAAAGTTTGGAaccaaaatgagagagaaaagaagctaaaaaagaaaaaaaactcagtgTCTTGAAAACTGAGATTACCTCAGAGCCTTAGCCATGCCCAGAATACCTCTGAGTTCACAGTGACGTAGACACCTCTTCCATGCATTTTCCAGAATCTGAAGCATTTTGGTTGTATCCAGGATCCAGAGCAGTCCCAGAAACAGCaagcaggagaagggaagaatTCACCATCAGTTGGGAGGCATTCTTGTCATAGTGTAAGAGCAAATCTCATCTTTCCCTGAATCGTGGAAATTCTAGATTGAAAGAACACGTTCTATTTGTTCAAGTACCTGGAGAAATAAATCAATGGCTCCAGAGAAGACCCATTCTCAGAATCCTGGCTGTTCACctgccagggagaggggcagatatGACCCCCTTTCACCCCAAAGCCAGCAACACCAGAAGGGGTTCTGGCTCTTTTTGCCTCTGAGATGGTCTTCGCTTTTCACTCACAAAATTTTTCAATAGAACCATTTCTAGTTTTGTTCTCCATCTTGTTTGTTAGAGTCTCTCAGTCTTTATTTACAACTTGCTTGCAGCTAGAGCTCTCTCTCCCCAAGAGATAATATTGAAAGTGATTTTTCATTACAGCTCTAGCCTTCTTCAGTAATGGAAGGTCCTGGAAACCTGTGTCACTTTTTTCTGTGCCATTCTTAGGCAAAAGAGGACTGCTCTTACAACTCACTGTTAACTTTAAAATTGCAAAAGACCATttccaaattctatttttccaaattctattttcttttcattctcttctgtttaaaaaaaaaaaagatggaaaggaagaaaaagagaagatataaaaGCTTAATATGCCAAGGACAGATTTTGAAGGGGTTAGTAAATATTTTCGTTAGCTCCTTTTATGGGCATGAtggtaaaagaataaatacatccAATTAAAGCTCACACCTAGGGCAGGGAACAAAGGAATGCTGAGATGCTTGCAAAATGTATGAATGTACTTCTATAACCAGATACTTCTGTTCAAACCTTGGGATGTTGTAATAGTCGGTGAGACACTAATGAAGATTTAGTAGGAAGACCTTGGCAGAGTATTTATTAAACTATATGCCGTATTGTACCATTAGCTTAGTAATACTGTGGAATCAGCTAAAActgtatcacatttttaaaattagccaAAACATGAATTGAATATGtggtcacataaaaaaaaaaaaaccaaaccttgAATAAAGCACCTTTTGATGGTGATTAAGGCGTCATTGTAAGGATTTTCATAATCCAcaccatttattttccttagagggatgttttatatctttatgtAAATCTAGATCTTTGGAgcaattaaaatggaattaaaacttGAAGGAAGCACCGTAATAATATGGCTCTGGTAATTAAAAGTTAAGGAAGTTCCAAACTGCATGTGACCTTGtttacaaaagaagagaaaaagcagaaaatacacaGCCCCTCTGAATTTAAGTTTAAGGAAAATGTTTCAGCTTTTTCATATTCATGTCCTGTAGTATGGTATTATAATTCCAGAGTGTCTATATGAGTTTTTGCTTATTGGTATTTTTACTTGTTAAGGGGGAAAGAAATCTTTTGATGACTTATACCTCTAAAGAGCTTTAATTCTGTATAGAAAGAGCTGTTAGAAATCCAACAATCATTTCCACCAGCATAACTTTAtctaatagaaaattttaacttaattattcAAGGCCCTAATTTCTGTGTATAATGTATTGGATAGTAATGAAAATCTGCCATGCAGTTAAACTATAACAATAACCCtcatgttaggaaaaaaaatcttgcacaTCTGCAATATtaactctgatttcttttttcttttttttttcagtttcaaatcaagtattatttcatttaaattagaaattgCAAAATAGTACTATGACCTGAGACTAATTTTgataataatatttgaaagagATTGCTTaccaaggaaaaattaaaaaccatttctCCACATGCTCCTATTCACAAATGGGATTTGGGGAAATTAAGCATGTTGTCTtagatttttgtagttttttttttaatatttgcttcaaGCTGCTTCTGGCAATGGTAAATTATTACGTATCATTAATGTTTTCCCAACCCAAGGATTGTTCACATTTTTCCTATACAATATCTATGGAGTGTGTCTTtcaaagagaggaaaatacagaaatgtgaaaGCGGGAAAAGCTGAATGTGATGTGCACATTTTCATCCCATacaatgtatttgttttaataaatggaattttcaaattcatttcatATGCAGTCAATTTCATTGCAAGGGCCTATAGGGGCACGTCACCCATTGATTTCATGGTTAACATGAGAAGGATGATGACATAACAGGATGGGTGGGGAAATAGGAACCCATTGATTTTCCTTAGAATTTTGTTAATAGAAGTGCCCTAAGGAAGGAAAGACTCACAGGAAACTTTAAAAGCCTTTCTCCCTGGGGCTCTACATCTCAGAGACCCATGCCTGAGGACAGAGAAAGGTGAGGGGGAAGAGCCCAGGGCTCCAGCAGACTGGACGATGAGGACAGATGAGCTCTGATCATGCTCGAACATGCTGTGAGTGTGCCACACTAGGATTTTTCCTTCaccaaaatttaattaattaattaattaaaagaacacAGAGAATGCTGTTCTCCATAAGTTGTTCACGATTGAAAAGGAGTACTGGAGAAGATGAAATGCTTAGAATTCTGGATTCAGCAGCTCCTCAGAGGTATCCTTAGTCAACAAAACCTTTATGTCCCGCAAATTATGCCAGTGAGGACTAGACTCTGTTAGTCAAGAAAGTGCTGTCTCTCCCAGGGTTGTGTCAGTGACAGCAGCATCACAGCAGTGACAGCCCCTGATAAAGGGGCCACTAGGAGTTGGTGCGCTTGTACACTTAAGAGCACTGTTTCTCAGACAATGGTTCCTCAATCATCTGCTTCAGAATCACCTATTAAAAAGGCAGATAAGGGGTCCCAACCAACTCAGAATTTCTGGCGGTGGCACTTAAATACAGGCACTCCACTGCATGCGATAGTCTGAGGACCGCTGACCGCTTACTTATGACAGGTAGCTTTTCATACCGCCTAAGACCAATCGTGTGTATGCTCACTCTTATTCCCACAGCCATGGGAAGTGCCTGACCAGGAGTAGACCTATAACCTGTGGGTGAAAATCTAGATGGATCCTACACATGAGACACGGTGAGTAGGAAGCTGGTGGGCTCTAACTCTGCTCCTGTTTTCTTTGAGCCCATGTGAAAGGATTGCCTCCAGCTCTGGTTCTTTAATAAGCTGGTCACATTTTAGACAGTACTCACAATGACGTGGGAATTGGAGCTGGGTCAGCTCCAATCCACAAATTGCAAATAATTTGCCAAGGGAAATCCCTTTCCCTTCGGTTCTGCCCCaaatctacattttcttctatttagaaCCAGGAGACTCAggcaggatttatttttaatgaaagggTCATGGGCTCCCGGGCCTTTCCTCGGTAAGAGCTCCTACTGTTTCTCCatgtcctgggggtggggatgcaCCTCCGTCCTAAGGTGACTGAAAGACGGTGTGCCTGGTGGCTTCACACAGGACCCATGCAAGAGGCCATCTAGTGTGCGCTAGAGAATCAGAACCAGCCCCCAGAGTTCCCACATGACCTCGGGCAAGTCCTTGAACTTCTCCAAcgctataaaatggggacaagaaTACCTGCTTCATTTGCTTCACTaagttttcaaaaccaaatgaaagagaaggtaCAGAGGCATCATGAAGGAAGAGGTGATAAAGAATCATTAGACACTGCTTGCACAACttttgaagggaagaaaaatctaGATAGTGCCTTTTCTCATTGCTTGACCTACCTCCTGTCCTCTTGGCCCTCACATCCCTCCCCCCTCGCCCCCGCCAGTTCAGACCCTCGGTACCACACATCTCAATCCCTGCCGTGTCTACTGGTGTGACCACTCCAGCTCATCTCCCATTTTGAGCCATCCCGCTTACCCTGGATATTCATTAAGCAGGATGTCTTTGGTTGCAAGTGGCAGGAACCTAAATGAAACTGGCTAAGAACTGAAGAGCTCAGAAATATGTCCCACTTCAGGCTCAGCTGGATCCAGATGCTGAGATGATGTCATCAGATGTCTTTCA
This Canis lupus familiaris isolate Mischka breed German Shepherd chromosome 8, alternate assembly UU_Cfam_GSD_1.0, whole genome shotgun sequence DNA region includes the following protein-coding sequences:
- the GNG2 gene encoding guanine nucleotide-binding protein G(I)/G(S)/G(O) subunit gamma-2 isoform X1, producing the protein MASNNTASIAQARKLVEQLKMEANIDRIKVSKAAADLMAYCEAHAKEDPLLTPVPASENPFREKKFFCAIL